The Bacteroidia bacterium genomic sequence ACCTCCGAGTCATCTTTCAACCCCACCATTTTCTTTAAATCATCCTGGTAAACCAAAACAGTGGCTCCTAACAGCATAAACATAACACCACCTGAAATTACAAACAATATTTTAGAAATCTTATCCAACATATCCTTTCAATTGTGATTTTGGCAAAAATAACCAAATCTTAGAAAATTATCAAGCTAAGTTTTTAACCCTTGTTGAAATCTATTTTACATACACTTTTCATTAGTTTATCTAGCATTTACTTTTGTCCATTAAAATTTTTCATTTATGAGCTTTATTAAAGAATTTAGAGAATTTGCCATGAAAGGCAATGTCATCGACCTGGCTGTCGGTGTTATCATTGGTGGTGCATTTGGAAAAATCGTTGACTCCATGGTAAACGATATCATTATGCCTCCAATTGGAATTTTTGGAAGCAAAGATTTCACCAATTTGTATTTGCCATTAAGCGAAAAAGTATCAGCAGCACTGGCTACTAATCCAAGTTTAGCCTTGGATGAAGCAAAAAAACTCGGTCCGGTTTTAGCTTATGGTAATTTTTTCACCATTGTCCTAAACTTTACCATTTTGGCATTTGTCATTTTCTTAATGATTAAAGGCATAAATGCTGCAAAAAAAGCAAGTGAAGAAAAAGAAGCTAAAGAAAAAGCAGCAACTCCTCCTCCTCCGGCACCTGCTCCTCCAACAGAGGTATTATTAGCAGAAATACGTGATCTTTTGAAAAAATCTAATTCCTAAAAGTATATCGCATGAAAAAAAGTTTAGCCTTGCTTCTTTTTTCAATTTTCACCCTTCAAACTTTCGCGCAAGAAGTTGCTAAAACAAGTCAAGACACCACTTGGAAATATGGCGGTTTTGGAGCTTTAACCTTTAACCAAGTTTCCTTAACAAATTGGGCAGCTGGTGGTGAATCCTCCCTTTCCCTTTCCGGACTTTTGAGTTTCTATTCCAAATATAAAAAAGGTAAAACCACTTGGGATAGCAACCTGGACCTTGCTTATGGTTTCCTTAAAAATGAAAATTCATCCTTGCGCAAAAATGACGACCGGATTGAATTTAACTCCAACTTTGGTCATCAAGCAAAAGGTAAATTCTTCTATAGTGCCAACCTGAACTTTCGTACCCAATTTGCTCCCGGCTATAGTTATCCTAATGATAGTGTTGTAACCTCTCGATTTATGTCTCCCGGTTACCTTACAGCGGCCCTCGGTTTTAACTATAAAGAAGGGGATGTTTTTTCAGTATTTCTATCTCCGGCTTCAGGCAAATTTACATTTGTTTTAGATCAAAACCTTGCGAATATTGGTGCATTTGGTGTAAAACCGGCAGAATTGGATGCAAGCGGAAAAATTATAACTCCGGGCAAACA encodes the following:
- the mscL gene encoding large conductance mechanosensitive channel protein MscL, producing the protein MSFIKEFREFAMKGNVIDLAVGVIIGGAFGKIVDSMVNDIIMPPIGIFGSKDFTNLYLPLSEKVSAALATNPSLALDEAKKLGPVLAYGNFFTIVLNFTILAFVIFLMIKGINAAKKASEEKEAKEKAATPPPPAPAPPTEVLLAEIRDLLKKSNS
- a CDS encoding DUF3078 domain-containing protein; translated protein: MKKSLALLLFSIFTLQTFAQEVAKTSQDTTWKYGGFGALTFNQVSLTNWAAGGESSLSLSGLLSFYSKYKKGKTTWDSNLDLAYGFLKNENSSLRKNDDRIEFNSNFGHQAKGKFFYSANLNFRTQFAPGYSYPNDSVVTSRFMSPGYLTAALGFNYKEGDVFSVFLSPASGKFTFVLDQNLANIGAFGVKPAELDASGKIITPGKQVRAEFGASLTMKFQMDIMKNVNLKTGLQLFNNYTDKVAANRGNIDINWDVLISMKVNKFLTASLMTNLIYDHDVNLPTIKKVNGVKTEVGTGPKTQFKEVFGVGLSYRIDGISKK